Below is a window of Camelina sativa cultivar DH55 chromosome 11, Cs, whole genome shotgun sequence DNA.
TAGTCATTAAAATAACACATAGAGTAGTAACTAGTAAGAAATCAATCATATAGATTCCATGCATCAACATGACACAATGTAAGAAATTACTCACCCGAAACGCCGGAGAAGGAAACCTAGGAGCTTCAACAATAGACTTAAGCAACGTCTCTTCTTCGTTCCCAAGAAATTGAACACGACCTTGAACAACAAACTGTGGAGTAAACATCGTATCTTGATTCAACGCCTCGATATAAGCCTTTTGCCTCACCGTCCACTGACTCGATCCATGCGGATCTTTCCATCCAACATGATCCCAATAATCAACgtgaaaaaccaaaaccaacgCCGGAGAACCACTAGATACACCATCTCTTCGGATCTTTCCATCGAAATCACCACGACCAAGACGCGATACGAGCATCTCCGCCTCAGGGGAAGTTTTGCATCCTTGAGAAGAGAAAAGCTGAACAAGAACAGGTCCATCACCTACGGGAACATCCGCAGCTACAACAGCCGCGTTATGACCGGAAACGCCTTTcccggtggtggtggtggaagtTGAAGATCCTCTGACGCCAAAACATGCGAAAAGACGAGGCGCCATTGGAGGGAGAAACAAATCAGAAGATATTCAGAAATGTttccccaagaaaaaaaaaaagggaaaatgttCAGAGAAACATTGAAATATTGGAGGAAGAGACAAGTCTTAGGCTAATGGTGATGAGAGAAAGGCGGCAACAAGGTGTCTTTAGCCAATATTATTCTTCTCTTATTTGGCCTTTGGTGGCAAAAGCTGTAATTTGTTtgaagttttgttgttgttgctttggGAGGAAGGAAGTGTTGGGTGACACGTCGTCATATGAGTCCATGACAGGTTACCAAATCTTTCAACGAACAGTCACCACATAGATAAGTCAAACCGGTTGGTTTAATTTCCGGTACAAAATTGAACCAACAATTTTGCAAACCCAATAGGATTTTCTTCACATATAGTTATCAGTTATTTAAGATTAATATGGGGACATTCAATCGGATTTAACCGATATATTAATACTCCCTCCAGTTAAAATTAGTTGTCGTTAAATTGTTTCACacaaactaagaaaatagattaatgttttattatacaatactaaaattccaaaatatttaatattttatttatctaatcaAAAGacaaataagattaaaaaaataattaaaaatgacataaaaaacgaaaaaaaacgACTAAATTTgtgaaccaaaaataattaaaaaagtctTTCTAACAAACATGATATGGTCCCAAATATTGACCACTTGGCTAGCTACAACCTACATGCAAAGACTAATAAAGAAGCTCTAACATAGTCTATTTCGAATGGACCATGTTTGAGAGTTTGGTTCATCTCGTCTCTAAAAGATTTGAGGTTCTCCATTTGTAGGTGTAAGAGGTGTCAGTTCAAGTTCTCAATCTAAGTTAAATTATACTTTGCATTAGTTTCAAGTAGCCGATCTAAGTTTAACTACTTTCAACTTCAAGTATTGATGTCAGATTATCCATAAACTAGGTTCATTAATAGACAATTATTCTTTATGCATTTGTTTAAAATTCTCAAGAGTGAGaactttatctttttataaCCTGAAATTCTTCAAGTTAAACAGTTGAGCGATCTATGCCCAAAgttcaaaaatacaattaaattttcaatGAAATGCTTCCAAAGAAACATGAAATTATTTGATCAAGACTAAAGCAAAGGATTCATCCACCACAAATCCAATGATTTCACgaagttaataaaattaaaaatgaaaatttaatcgACATGAACattatatattctataattattatgtattttaagATGAACATCCGACATAagttaaaattacattatttatatgattttaagttTCTATGAAAGTCGCAAAAGAGACAATCATTCTGGCACACAAGGGTAATGCCGAACAACTTCACGTAAAGGCGCATGAAGCGGTGGCAATAGTTCGCAATGCAAAAGTTGATGTGTTAGAGCAAAAGAAGTTGATGGATACCATTAGAACCACGATTGACTGAGTTATGGGTAAGATTGATTAGGCGATTtctatttttgtgtttgtttttaactATAGCCTTaaaccccaaaagaaaaaaattctacaaTACGTATTCCCCTAATCTTCATAAGTTTGTATCTATTAtcacaaaatatttcaaaagataaaaagaaaaagaaaagaactatAATGATACTAATGGAGGGAAGAAAACTTTGTATGTAGTTTTCTCAcagttaattaataaaaagaaaaattctaaaacgtctatattactcttttctttttcacctATGTGTACCAAACTGTTTAGCTAAAGCTACCATaatctttattaatttaatcatatgCTATTCtatgattaattatatatatatatatataattaataaaaattgatgaCCACAGAAATAATGTAGTAAtgaattttggagaaaaaaaaaatagtagagaTAATAAAAATAGTGATATAGTGTCAATCAATAATCATCGAAATCGTCGGGATTAGGTTTCGGAGAGGTTAAGATTGCTGTATAGAGCCTCAATTTGTCTTCTCCTAACGAAGCACATCTCGACAATGGTCTTCTCGGCCTTATGAATGACAGTGACGTCAACGTTAGCCTATGCTTGTACCTGTCACGTTAATACAAACTATTTACTTTCTATGTAATGCCATTATCACATAATTAAAAATGTCTTCAATTTGTATatagataaacaaaagaagctCTTAAACTACCACTTTTCTATTTTGGTTGCTTATAATTTGAGAGATAAAATAGAACATAGTTatgcatttttttaatatgcaaaataaaagaaatttttcattttttttttttgaaaatgatttCAATGAGTTtgaatatactaaaaaaataagacGTACCTCCGCCAAGCTAGCTGAACCGCAACCGCAGCCCAAGTCCGCCAACCAGGAGAATAATAGCGAGCACTGCGTTTAACTTTCTCATTGACAAAAGTGTAACGAAAATGCTGCGTCACGTACTTAACGTCCTCGGCGTCGAGCCCAAATGCTTCGGTGGTCTCGAGTGTTACAAGCGTTGAAGAAGACGACGGTAGCCTCTCCACGAAGGGCCGTCGGAGACACCACGAGAGAAGCTCGTCGCCACTAAAATTTCCCGGACCTAACATGCAACAGCTCTTGACGCCGTCTCTTAATAACTGACTGCTTTGAAGATGACCTCTCACTACGAATAACATTCTCTGCACTGCATCTCCTTCTTTCTGAATCTGCATTTAAAACAAGAACATTACTTTGTGCTAATCGTTGAAGGTTTCTTGGCTCCCACGTTACACAATGGTTAGAAACCCGTTACGATCTCTTTAaatgcaacaaaagaaaaaaaaaatatataaattatgtcgCAAACAAATTTCAACGGAATTAGTTACAAAGTTGTCGCACAATCTTTCACAAACTAACCCAATCACAAAATATTGATCGATTTGTATGAATCAGTTTCATGCTACTATTGCGATAAAGAATCACATGTGGATGAATTAAATTCGAGACCAATAAAACGAAACCTTTTAGCAAAtcagaataaataaattaataagttttgcaaatttttttgaagagttgtttaagtgttttctgtgttttgtctttGCATATTATTATTCCGCTCTATAAGTCTATAATATGAATTTCTAAACTAGATAGCTTCGTGacattgaaaaatatatttctaatggTTTTGAAGATGACTTACTGTTTCTCCTTTGGTGAAAATAAGAGACTTGACACGGTCGCATATATTCTCAAGCACCAAATCATCCATATGCTGAAACAATGGAACCTAACAAAAATCCAACTACTGATTTGATCAATTATCATTaaatcgcttcttcttcttgaataaaTAATTGATTGTAATGAATCTAACCTGTCGGACCAAATCTAAACAGAGATGGTATTTGATGTCTCTCCTAAGACCTTCCGGAAGGTTCTGAACCATCTCACACTCGTCTACACCGCGCATAGCGGCCCATCTCTGCCGCTCATAGTTCCGGACTCGCTGCCTAAACCCTAACGGCAAATGTCTCTTCTTCATCCACCACTCTACGTTTCTCATTTTCAAGTGCATTGCTTGCTTCTTTGAAGTTGTTGCGTGCAGAAATACCTTCATTTTTAAATGTGAAACATATCAAAATTCCGTAGCGTAATTAccattttattaactaaattatgagaaaaagattttagctatatatatgtatatatatatatatatgtatatgtacctTGATATTACCGATCAACATGGTAACGAGAAGAAGACCACTTGTTAGAACTATTATATTGAAGACAACCTCCGACCACTCTGTTGTGCTCTCCAAATTTCCAAATGTGCTGATTAAGTatgtaataaaaacaaatgaattaaagataaaaatttatTCGATTAAATTTGGTCAGACGTTTCTTCTGTGAAGAATTAACTAAAATTCACACCGTACTGGTTTTGAAAGTTGAACAATTAAACCAGTTAGGATATGAAATACCTTAAAGTCATGAGACCCCAAAAGATAGGAAAAAGGATTTTCTCCAACCGGCTTTCATTGCTCACAAGTTGAATGGTCCACTGATAAGCACCATATGTGTAGTTAGTGTTGATATCTAAGCAAACAGATCGGGCTTGATGGTTTTGTGCCCAAGCCAGTCTAGCTCTATCAAGGACCATCACGGTCGTGCCATAGTACACTGGTTCTTTACATGACAACATCCTTATGTCGCATCCTATCGTATCTTCACATTGTTCTTTAAGACATTTCGCTGATCTTTGAACTCCTAACAGGTACCAACATGCTCCTGCTGCCTATAgttcataaacatatatatgagataGTAGGGGATTATAATTGTAAATAGTAACCTGATGAGTCATCCAGGGATAAATAAAAGTTAAGCTAATGATTGCATATTTTAATATTACTCTAACTTAGACTTTCGTAATTTAATCATACGTAAAAACCAAAGCAAGTTGTGTTTAGTTTCATTAAATAATCTGATTGCGACTTGTGTGATCGAAAGAATCATACCTTCCTCCTAACAAATCTTTTCTCAATATGgcattttctgatttattttttcttttaaaagaaaactccCACAGCAATGGAAAAGGTCCATGTGACAAAAAATTTTAGGTACCTTAAATAATCTTACAaccaaaatcttataaaatataattatttggcaCCTGAAAAATTCAACTCTTTCTCCATGGAttagtaattttattaaattacccactcaaaaaaataaaacattcaaaacatataaCTAGTCGTAAAATAAGTTGTATATGTGTATAGCTCAATCATTGAAATCCTAATCCGCCGTGAAATGATAAATTTACATATACTAGATGATAAGATAACTTACATGAGCCGCGACGAAATAAGCAATCATGTTTAGTGCAATTCCCCACCAGACGGTGCCGAAGATGTAACCGGAGAGAGTAGCATTGCGGCGGAGATGGCGGATTGAATGATATATCTTCGGTAGATATTGAAAGAGGAATGTTACAAGCAAAACTGACACCACTAAAGTCACAGAGCCTCTCTTTAGAAGAGAAGGTATCACCACCCACAACACCACCTGctctcaatatttttatttataacttttaaattaaataattgtaacaagaaaacaaaaatgtacaaTACGAATAGATAATTGAAAACGAATGAACTGTATTATTTTTGGTCCACACACGAACATGATTAGGTCAGACTAAGTGAGAGTTCTTTCAGACCATATAATTATTTAGATATAAGATTCTTTTTTCTAGATTAGTCAATTTTTAGTTCAGTACTAGATTTGATTACTATGATTGTGCCTTTAAACAATGCTAGTAACTGTATTGTTAACTCGCGAGAAATCTTCCTCCATAtgtagaaatatttatttatgtttgtcaCTATCTAAATGATCATATTCTAAAGTAAACTTGGAGCGACTAAATGTGTGCATTATTAAATAAGTGATATGATCGTCCAAAACAACCTAAATAAGGAAGTGCATATTAAAACTATATGATATGATCGTCCAAAACAACTTACATAGCATAGTTTTGAACGATTTCTaatgagtttattttttttggtaaactttcaaaatttctCCATGGATTTTTTTCTGTAGTTTAGAAAGaaataacaattaaaatcaGTATTCTTTAAAATAAGACAGTTAAAATATTGACTAACCTGAGGTAATGGTAAGATGACgaagagatcgaagaagaacCCTCTCTTCTTAACGTAAGGTGGAACAACCCTCGTAGAGCCCCGTATCACACCTCCTTTGTTGTTATCGTCGTCGCTATATCCGCCGGGATAAGGCCACCGGCGAGCAATCTTGAACTGAATCCAAATATTCCACAAGTGCAAAAGATCGGTCATGGAGCGTAAGGCAGTGACGGTGAGAGCGAGCCAACCGTCGACGAGGAGACACATACACGCGTCGTTCACCGATATGGTGTAGAGAAAAAGCGGGTCTACGAATAGACCCGTCGCGCACACGAGGAGAAAGACTC
It encodes the following:
- the LOC104725947 gene encoding cyclic nucleotide-gated ion channel 4, producing the protein MATEQELTRTLRFSRDSRASSSVGYYSDEDNTEEEEDEEEEEMEEIEEEEKEEEEDPRVGLTCGGRRNGSSNNNNKWMMLGRILDPRSKWVQEWNRVFLLVCATGLFVDPLFLYTISVNDACMCLLVDGWLALTVTALRSMTDLLHLWNIWIQFKIARRWPYPGGYSDDDNNKGGVIRGSTRVVPPYVKKRGFFFDLFVILPLPQVVLWVVIPSLLKRGSVTLVVSVLLVTFLFQYLPKIYHSIRHLRRNATLSGYIFGTVWWGIALNMIAYFVAAHAAGACWYLLGVQRSAKCLKEQCEDTIGCDIRMLSCKEPVYYGTTVMVLDRARLAWAQNHQARSVCLDINTNYTYGAYQWTIQLVSNESRLEKILFPIFWGLMTLSTFGNLESTTEWSEVVFNIIVLTSGLLLVTMLIGNIKVFLHATTSKKQAMHLKMRNVEWWMKKRHLPLGFRQRVRNYERQRWAAMRGVDECEMVQNLPEGLRRDIKYHLCLDLVRQVPLFQHMDDLVLENICDRVKSLIFTKGETIQKEGDAVQRMLFVVRGHLQSSQLLRDGVKSCCMLGPGNFSGDELLSWCLRRPFVERLPSSSSTLVTLETTEAFGLDAEDVKYVTQHFRYTFVNEKVKRSARYYSPGWRTWAAVAVQLAWRRYKHRLTLTSLSFIRPRRPLSRCASLGEDKLRLYTAILTSPKPNPDDFDDY
- the LOC104725946 gene encoding uncharacterized protein LOC104725946, whose amino-acid sequence is MAPRLFACFGVRGSSTSTTTTGKGVSGHNAAVVAADVPVGDGPVLVQLFSSQGCKTSPEAEMLVSRLGRGDFDGKIRRDGVSSGSPALVLVFHVDYWDHVGWKDPHGSSQWTVRQKAYIEALNQDTMFTPQFVVQGRVQFLGNEEETLLKSIVEAPRFPSPAFRATFQRPTSETLQVTLTGPLRMKVDSHGMDIMVALYENGLVNDCPRGENSGRVLSNDYVVRKLEKLCNVKDLTPKKIVSGTAHFTVWDGFNSAKCGVAVFLQNTSLQIFGTQRFQLPDEI